One genomic region from Actinocatenispora thailandica encodes:
- a CDS encoding AAA family ATPase, protein MRDDGWRPGVGCGGGEAQSVTCRGGQVAQQTTPAQDATLLEKALFEVKRVIVGQDRMIERMFVSLLARGHCLIEGVPGVAKTLAVETLAKVVGGSFARIQFTPDLVPADVVGTRIYRQGSEKFDVELGPVFVNFLLADEINRAPAKVQSALLEVMAEQQVSIGGQTHEVPRPFLVMATQNPIEQEGVYPLPEAQRDRFLLKIQVGYPTDVEEREIVYRVGVSTPEPTAVFATSDLIGLQAKADEVFVHNALVDYAVRLVLSTRNPAEYGMPDVAGLVQYGASPRASLGIVRAARALALLRGRDYALPADIQDIAPDILRHRLVLSYDALADGIPAEQIVDRVLATVPLPTVAPRQNADAPASAAPASGTPQPAGSWPQPGRGL, encoded by the coding sequence ATGCGCGACGATGGGTGGCGGCCGGGCGTCGGGTGCGGCGGCGGCGAAGCGCAGTCGGTGACGTGCCGTGGAGGTCAGGTGGCCCAGCAGACCACACCAGCTCAGGATGCGACCCTGCTCGAGAAGGCGCTGTTCGAGGTCAAGCGGGTGATCGTCGGGCAGGACCGGATGATCGAGCGGATGTTCGTGTCGTTGCTCGCTCGCGGGCACTGCCTGATCGAGGGCGTGCCGGGGGTGGCGAAGACGCTCGCGGTGGAGACGTTGGCCAAGGTGGTCGGCGGTTCGTTCGCGCGCATCCAGTTCACCCCCGACCTGGTGCCGGCCGATGTGGTGGGCACCCGGATCTACCGGCAGGGCAGCGAGAAGTTCGACGTCGAGCTGGGGCCGGTGTTCGTCAACTTCCTGCTCGCCGACGAGATCAACCGGGCGCCGGCGAAGGTGCAGTCGGCGCTGCTGGAGGTGATGGCCGAGCAGCAGGTGTCGATCGGCGGTCAGACGCACGAGGTGCCGCGCCCGTTCCTGGTGATGGCCACCCAGAACCCGATCGAGCAGGAGGGTGTGTACCCGCTGCCCGAGGCGCAGCGGGACCGTTTCCTGCTGAAGATCCAGGTTGGCTATCCGACCGACGTGGAGGAGCGGGAGATCGTCTACCGGGTCGGGGTGTCCACTCCGGAGCCGACTGCGGTGTTCGCTACCAGCGACCTGATCGGGCTGCAGGCCAAGGCCGACGAGGTGTTCGTGCACAACGCGCTGGTCGACTACGCGGTGCGGCTGGTGCTGTCGACCCGCAACCCCGCCGAGTACGGCATGCCCGACGTCGCCGGCCTGGTGCAGTACGGCGCGAGTCCGCGTGCGTCGCTGGGCATCGTGCGGGCGGCGCGGGCGCTGGCGTTGCTGCGGGGCCGGGACTACGCGCTGCCGGCCGACATCCAGGACATCGCGCCGGACATTCTGCGGCATCGGCTGGTGTTGTCCTACGACGCGCTCGCCGACGGTATCCCGGCCGAGCAGATCGTCGACCGGGTGCTGGCCACCGTGCCGCTGCCGACGGTGGCGCCCCGGCAGAACGCGGACGCGCCGGCCAGTGCGGCGCCGGCGTCGGGCACGCCGCAGCCGGCTGGTTCCTGGCCGCAGCCGGGGCGTGGCCTGTGA
- a CDS encoding TetR/AcrR family transcriptional regulator produces the protein MGRQATGRGRNPRGQGDRLRAEIIEATLRLLDELGDDEALSMRAVARAVGVAATSVYLHFTDRDALVLATLRRCHDDLMRAADRAAAGADDPAGQLRARVLVLGTWSSRHPGLYRVLHESAVNRRPEMSFRHEVADSTTAAVRRCMDAGLAPAGDAALVALDLRAAVHGAVALRLSQPQLDWPPLAAQLDRFLTRLVGLRSADPAPATDPHREPQTPAPPPARSGEH, from the coding sequence ATGGGCAGGCAGGCGACGGGGCGCGGCCGCAACCCGCGCGGTCAGGGTGACCGACTGCGGGCGGAGATCATCGAGGCCACGCTGCGGCTGCTCGACGAGCTGGGGGACGACGAGGCGCTGTCGATGCGGGCCGTGGCACGCGCGGTGGGCGTCGCGGCGACCTCGGTCTACCTGCACTTCACCGACCGCGATGCGCTGGTCCTGGCCACCCTGCGCCGCTGTCACGACGACCTGATGCGCGCCGCCGACCGGGCGGCGGCGGGTGCCGACGACCCGGCCGGCCAGCTGCGCGCCCGGGTCCTGGTGCTCGGTACCTGGTCGAGCCGGCACCCCGGGCTCTACCGGGTGCTGCACGAGAGCGCGGTCAACCGCCGCCCTGAGATGTCCTTCCGGCACGAGGTCGCCGACTCGACGACGGCCGCGGTCCGCCGGTGCATGGATGCCGGCCTCGCCCCGGCCGGCGACGCGGCGCTGGTCGCGCTGGACCTACGTGCGGCCGTGCACGGTGCGGTCGCCCTGCGCCTGAGCCAGCCCCAGCTCGACTGGCCGCCCCTGGCCGCCCAGCTGGATCGCTTCCTGACCCGCCTGGTGGGCCTACGATCCGCCGATCCGGCCCCCGCAACCGACCCGCACCGCGAACCGCAGACGCCCGCCCCGCCACCCGCCCGCTCCGGCGAACACTGA
- a CDS encoding ester cyclase: MSSVQQQLTQQERNKQTVLAFYEAAINRKDADAAVRLVGDRYVQHNPRIADGVDGLRAFVTELRETFPQLRAEVRTLLADGDRVVGHVYGVRVPGQPGTAIIDIFRLADGKLVEHWDVMQPIPAESANGNGMF, translated from the coding sequence ATGTCCTCGGTCCAGCAGCAACTCACACAGCAGGAGCGCAACAAGCAGACGGTGCTCGCCTTCTACGAGGCGGCCATCAACCGCAAGGACGCCGACGCCGCGGTCCGGCTCGTCGGCGACCGGTACGTCCAGCACAACCCGCGCATCGCCGACGGCGTCGACGGACTGCGCGCCTTCGTCACCGAGCTGCGCGAGACGTTCCCGCAGCTGCGCGCCGAGGTACGGACGCTGCTCGCGGACGGCGACCGGGTCGTCGGCCACGTCTACGGGGTGCGGGTGCCCGGCCAGCCCGGTACGGCGATCATCGACATCTTCCGGCTGGCCGACGGCAAGCTCGTCGAGCACTGGGACGTCATGCAGCCGATCCCGGCGGAATCGGCCAACGGCAACGGGATGTTCTGA
- a CDS encoding phosphatase PAP2 family protein yields the protein MTQPPISARADAPLPETPNSGGTSRRRRIIGVSVVGALFVAWCVTVGLPTDPILASIWLWVLTIGWNNGRHWTHHLRFLRDWLPVLIFLVLYSYSRGWAYTSTTVPHVYEMLAIDHAIFGVTPTVWLQQHLYDPNHIHPWDVAVSFVYFSHFVTVYIVAAVLWLRNRSAWAAFMRRWMLLTFAGVATYILWPAAPPWWAAKYGLIEPVARLSSRGFNALGLHGAGNMLNHAQLGANPVAAMPSLHFAFSLCVAGFFMTQLRKRWIPLLALYPLAMAFTLSYCGEHHVTDMIAGALYVLASFVLVSVGERLWRRRRTRRLLRTAETIRADAGADRTAAPVELDRTARPADLDRTAAPVELDRAAEVEAGAAPGPAGTDPGAGASGSAATAERDPAGAPVSGPPAGRG from the coding sequence ATGACGCAGCCGCCGATCTCGGCACGGGCCGACGCACCGCTTCCCGAGACGCCGAACTCGGGCGGCACCAGCCGTCGGCGCCGGATCATCGGCGTATCGGTCGTGGGTGCGCTGTTCGTGGCCTGGTGCGTCACGGTCGGCCTGCCGACCGACCCGATCCTCGCCAGCATCTGGCTGTGGGTGCTGACCATCGGCTGGAACAACGGCCGGCACTGGACGCACCACCTGCGGTTCCTGCGCGACTGGCTGCCGGTGCTGATCTTCCTGGTGCTCTACAGCTACAGCCGGGGCTGGGCGTACACCTCGACGACGGTGCCGCACGTCTACGAGATGCTCGCGATCGACCATGCCATCTTCGGCGTCACGCCGACGGTGTGGCTGCAGCAGCACCTGTACGACCCGAACCACATCCACCCGTGGGACGTCGCCGTCAGCTTCGTCTACTTCTCGCACTTCGTCACGGTCTACATCGTCGCCGCCGTGCTGTGGCTGCGGAACCGGTCCGCCTGGGCGGCGTTCATGCGCCGCTGGATGCTGCTGACCTTCGCCGGGGTGGCCACGTACATCCTGTGGCCGGCCGCGCCGCCCTGGTGGGCCGCGAAGTACGGGCTGATCGAGCCGGTGGCGCGGTTGTCGTCGCGCGGTTTCAACGCGCTCGGGCTGCACGGTGCCGGCAACATGCTCAACCACGCCCAGCTCGGCGCCAACCCGGTGGCGGCGATGCCGTCGTTGCACTTCGCGTTCTCGCTGTGCGTCGCCGGCTTCTTCATGACGCAGTTGCGCAAGCGGTGGATCCCGTTGCTCGCGCTCTACCCGCTCGCGATGGCGTTCACCCTCAGCTACTGCGGTGAGCACCACGTGACCGACATGATCGCCGGTGCCCTGTACGTGCTCGCCAGCTTCGTGCTGGTCTCGGTCGGCGAGCGGCTGTGGCGCCGCCGCCGCACCCGCCGGCTGCTCCGGACCGCGGAGACCATCCGCGCCGACGCGGGCGCCGACCGCACGGCCGCCCCGGTGGAGCTCGACCGTACGGCGCGTCCCGCGGATCTCGACCGCACGGCCGCCCCGGTGGAGCTCGATCGGGCGGCCGAGGTGGAGGCGGGTGCGGCACCGGGCCCCGCCGGTACCGACCCGGGCGCCGGTGCGAGCGGGTCGGCGGCGACCGCCGAGCGGGACCCGGCCGGAGCGCCGGTCAGCGGACCACCCGCCGGTCGCGGTTGA
- a CDS encoding SIR2 family NAD-dependent protein deacylase: MRPDVGGTAIDEAAEWLRAADRITVLTGAGISTESGIPDFRGPDGVWTRDPEAAGLVSLPDYLADEDVRRRAWLARRDNPAWHATPNAAHLALVELERAGRLWATITQNIDGLHQRAGADPSRVIELHGTLYQVECLQCGRRVPMTEALDRVASGDPDPACTACGGVLKAATIAFGQPLDPSVLSTATAAAVAADVFVAIGTSLTVHPAAGLVDLAAAAGARVVIVNAEPTPYDAIAARRLAAPIGAVVPALVHRVLQGNG; the protein is encoded by the coding sequence ATGCGGCCGGATGTGGGTGGTACGGCGATCGACGAGGCGGCGGAGTGGCTCCGCGCCGCCGACCGGATCACCGTGCTCACCGGCGCCGGCATCTCCACCGAGTCCGGCATTCCGGACTTCCGCGGGCCGGACGGCGTCTGGACCCGCGACCCGGAGGCGGCCGGGCTGGTGTCGCTGCCCGACTACCTCGCCGACGAGGACGTCCGGCGCCGAGCCTGGCTGGCCCGCCGGGACAACCCGGCCTGGCACGCCACCCCGAACGCCGCGCATCTCGCCCTGGTGGAGCTGGAGCGCGCCGGCCGGCTGTGGGCGACGATCACCCAGAACATCGACGGCCTGCACCAGCGGGCCGGCGCCGATCCGAGCCGCGTCATCGAACTGCACGGCACGCTCTACCAGGTCGAATGCCTGCAGTGCGGTCGGCGGGTGCCGATGACCGAGGCGCTCGACCGGGTGGCGTCCGGCGACCCCGACCCGGCCTGTACCGCCTGCGGTGGCGTGCTGAAAGCGGCGACGATCGCCTTCGGCCAACCCCTGGACCCCTCGGTGCTGTCCACCGCCACCGCCGCCGCGGTCGCGGCCGACGTGTTCGTCGCCATCGGTACCTCGCTGACCGTGCACCCGGCCGCCGGCCTGGTCGACCTGGCCGCCGCGGCCGGCGCCCGGGTCGTGATCGTCAACGCCGAACCGACGCCGTACGACGCGATCGCCGCGCGCCGGCTCGCCGCACCGATCGGCGCCGTCGTACCGGCGCTGGTGCACAGGGTGCTGCAGGGCAACGGCTAG
- a CDS encoding TetR/AcrR family transcriptional regulator, translated as MARRSAAPAAGSAAGGGRREQAAATAAALKAAAVRVFDERGYLNTKITDITAAAGRSAGSFYNHFTGKEALLETLLADMLTASDERVDREHPYDHDLSDRDVLRWHVAGFWEAFRDNKPVFVAVTQAAMVDEHFGARLADLMSPDQGAIRRHLELLADKGFALPGEPAAVAVALTGMWFQFTYRQLVGGFLGGVPELSDEAAIDLLTEFSWRGLIGGQHRTARPEGA; from the coding sequence ATGGCTCGACGCAGTGCGGCACCCGCGGCCGGCAGCGCGGCGGGCGGCGGGCGGCGGGAACAGGCGGCCGCGACCGCGGCGGCGCTCAAGGCGGCCGCGGTGCGGGTGTTCGACGAGCGCGGCTACCTGAACACCAAGATCACCGACATCACCGCCGCGGCCGGCCGCTCCGCCGGCTCGTTCTACAACCACTTCACGGGCAAGGAAGCGCTGCTGGAGACGTTGCTCGCGGACATGCTCACGGCAAGCGACGAGCGGGTCGACCGGGAACACCCGTACGACCACGACCTGTCCGACCGGGACGTGCTGCGATGGCACGTCGCCGGCTTCTGGGAGGCGTTCCGGGACAACAAGCCGGTGTTCGTCGCCGTCACCCAGGCGGCGATGGTCGACGAGCACTTCGGCGCCCGGCTGGCGGACCTGATGTCGCCGGACCAGGGTGCCATACGCCGGCACCTGGAGCTGCTGGCAGACAAGGGATTCGCGCTGCCCGGCGAGCCGGCCGCGGTGGCGGTGGCGCTGACCGGAATGTGGTTCCAGTTCACCTACCGGCAGCTGGTCGGCGGCTTCCTGGGCGGCGTTCCGGAGCTGTCCGACGAGGCGGCGATCGACCTGCTGACCGAGTTCTCGTGGCGCGGACTGATCGGCGGGCAGCACCGGACGGCGCGCCCCGAAGGTGCGTAG
- a CDS encoding thioesterase family protein — protein sequence MELPAGLTARVELTVTDADTAQTLGSGDVPVLGTPRVLALAEAATVLATTSRLPSGTTTVGTSVQLTHLRPTPIGGKVVAVARLSTVDGKRLRFDVSVRDGEVEVATGTVERVLVDRRRFVAAALGESTAAKPA from the coding sequence ATGGAGCTGCCAGCCGGTCTCACCGCCCGGGTCGAGCTGACCGTCACCGACGCGGACACCGCGCAGACGCTGGGCTCCGGCGACGTGCCGGTGCTCGGCACCCCGCGGGTGCTCGCGCTCGCCGAGGCGGCCACCGTGCTCGCCACCACCTCCCGGTTGCCCTCCGGCACCACCACGGTCGGCACCTCCGTCCAGCTCACCCACCTGCGACCCACCCCGATCGGCGGTAAGGTCGTCGCGGTGGCCCGACTGTCCACAGTGGATGGCAAGCGGCTGCGGTTCGACGTGTCGGTGCGCGACGGCGAGGTCGAGGTCGCCACCGGTACGGTCGAACGGGTGCTGGTGGACCGGCGCCGGTTCGTCGCCGCGGCGCTGGGCGAGAGCACCGCCGCCAAGCCGGCATGA